Within the Butyrivibrio sp. AE3004 genome, the region TTGCAAGATTTTATCAGATGAGGTTACTTAGCGGAATGATAGCTGCAAGTATGACCCAAAGTAACATATTGGGGTTTGTTGCTGCTACAAATAATTCACAGTCAAACAGAGGAATAAATGCATTTTTACTTGGGGCCAGAGAGGTTAATCCCGACATAGTGGTTAAGGTCAGATATATAGGTGAATGGACTAATGCTGAGGAAGAACGGGAAGCAACAAGAAAACTGATCGAAGAGGATGGCGCAGACGTTATCGCATATCATGCAAGTATTCATTCTGCTGTGGAAGTTGCGGAAGAGCATAATGTTTATTCAATAGGCTATAACAATTACAAGGAAGGATACTCTGACAAGTACCTTGCATCAATAGTATGCCATTGGGATATGCTGTATAAGAGTATAATAAGTGATTTCCTTAAAGGCAGTGTTTCAGAAGGGAAATATTACTGGTGGGGAATAGTGTATGATGCTGTGGAATTGCAACAGCTTTCTCCGCTTATACCTAAGAGTGTGCTGGAGCGGGTTGATGAAAGAGCTACAAAGCTAAGAGAAATTCATGATGTTTTCTACGGGGACCTTGTAAGTAACGATGGACGGATAATGTGCAGACAAGGTGAAAGAATAAGCGACGATGCCCTTTTAAGGAAGATGGATTGGTATATGGAAGGAGTGGAAATCTATGATTAAATCACTCCGCTATTTCAATAATCAGATAATGGCTATTCTCGCTGTTTCACTACTGGTCATGATTACACTTGGTAGTTATTTATATGTGAGTTTGGCAAAGCATATAGGTCAAATTGCCGAGATGAGAATTGAAAGCAGAGCAGAAGCGGCAGCCGATTATTATGAAAGAGAAGTATGGACGGAAATGAGAACGCTTGAGCATATAGGCGTTCTTCTGAAAGATTCGGATCCTGAACAGTGGGATGAAAATCTGGAGCATGCCAAGGAACTGATTGAAAGTATCTTTCAATCTGAACCAAGCATCCTTTTGGGAATTATGGATGTGGATGGAAATGCCTACTATGGAGAGAAAATCCCTATGAACGAATATAAGGGGTTTCTTGTTACCTTAACCGGAGGCTCGGATATATCCTATCTTAAAACCGGGGCTGTTCTTCTTTCAAGTTCTGTACTTAATGGAGATAATGTTCATTATGCTATTTATGCTGTGTGCTCAAGCTCGTATATAAGAAAATATCATAACCTGAATAATATAAAAGACCTGGGGAATCTGTCACTTATGACTAATGATGGTGACATGGTCCTTAAGTTTACGGAAAAAGAAGAAGGAGATGAGGCTTTTTTTTACAGCAGGTCGGTGCAGGATGTTTTTAAAAGGTTACGAAAGAACCAGATAACGGATGCTGTTGCCATTGAGAAAGTTAATACTACAAGAGGTGAGATGCTTTTCTACACAGCTGAGGTAGAAAATACTCCATTTATTCTGGCAGGAGGGATACCTTATGAAGATGCTGTGGGAGATCTTTACACACTTATGTGGTCGATAATGAGTGTGTTTTGCCTATTTGGTGTTATGGCGGTGGTGCTGGGAGTTTTACTGATAATATCTTCTGTTAAAGTACGTGAGAGTGACGAACTCAGAACTGCGAAAAAGGTAGCTGAGGATGCCTCAAATGCAAAGGGACTTTTCCTTGCAAATATGTCACATGAGATAAGAACGCCCATCAATGCGATACTTGGTATGGACGAGATGATAATAAGGCAGACAAACGACAGAAAGCTCGTGCAATATGCGTACAGTATAAAAAGTTCCGCAACCTCGCTTATGGCACTTGTAAATGATATCCTTGATTTTTCGAGGGTCGAAGCGGGCAAGCTAAGACTCATAGAGGATAAATATCATGTGTCTACAATGCTGACAGATATGATTATCATTATAAAGGACAGGGCAGAGTCAAAGGGACTGTCCTTTGAGGTAAATGTCAATAAAGATATGCCTGAGCAGCTTATTGGTGACGGAACAAGAATGAAACAGGTTATCATAAACCTTCTCACCAATGCTGTTAAATATACAAATAAAGGCTTCGTAAAGCTTGAGCTTGATTTCATAAAAATAAATGATGAGGAGATTGATTTTAGCGTAAGTGTCAAAGACTCCGGAATAGGAATGAAAAAGGAGGATATTGACAAGATATTCCTTGCTTTTGAAAGATTTGATGAAAAGAAAAACAGCTCTGTTGAGGGTACCGGACTTGGAATGAGTATTGCAAAACAAATTCTTGATGCCATGGGAAGTAATATTAATATAAACAGTGTTTATGGTGTAGGAAGCGTATTTTCATTTGTTGTGCGGCAAAAGGTTTCAAGCTGGGAACCTGTCGGAGATTACGAAAATACCGCTGAAAAAGCAGAAGCAGAGCTTAAGGGATACAAGCCAAGTTTTTACGCGCCTGATGTAAGAATACTTACAGTGGATGACATGGAGATCAACTTAAGGGTTGTAAAGGGACTTCTTGAACAAACAGGAATTCTGATAGATACGGCACTTGGCGGAAAGGAAGCTCTTGATCTTATTGCTAAAAATAAATACGATCTGATGCTTATTGACCACAGAATGCCTGGGATGGACGGTATTGAACTTCTAAACAGAATAAGAGGAGACAACAATAATCAGAATAAAGATTGCATCTGCATAGCGCTTACTGCGAATGTCAGGGAAGGCGTAAGGGAAATGTATATAAAGGTAGGCTTTAATGACTATCTTGAGAAGCCTGTAAGCGG harbors:
- a CDS encoding BMP family ABC transporter substrate-binding protein — encoded protein: MTRIKDYIGMILFIIMFAVLIGLIVGLISVYRPAEKKETKVGAVFIDDIDDGGWNENHYKGIKAACEEYGLKFEIVTNVDETLEACEPAVDELVEKGCNVIFLTSDGFGKNVYSIIEKYSDVIFYTISADSKPANTITYFARFYQMRLLSGMIAASMTQSNILGFVAATNNSQSNRGINAFLLGAREVNPDIVVKVRYIGEWTNAEEEREATRKLIEEDGADVIAYHASIHSAVEVAEEHNVYSIGYNNYKEGYSDKYLASIVCHWDMLYKSIISDFLKGSVSEGKYYWWGIVYDAVELQQLSPLIPKSVLERVDERATKLREIHDVFYGDLVSNDGRIMCRQGERISDDALLRKMDWYMEGVEIYD
- a CDS encoding response regulator, coding for MIKSLRYFNNQIMAILAVSLLVMITLGSYLYVSLAKHIGQIAEMRIESRAEAAADYYEREVWTEMRTLEHIGVLLKDSDPEQWDENLEHAKELIESIFQSEPSILLGIMDVDGNAYYGEKIPMNEYKGFLVTLTGGSDISYLKTGAVLLSSSVLNGDNVHYAIYAVCSSSYIRKYHNLNNIKDLGNLSLMTNDGDMVLKFTEKEEGDEAFFYSRSVQDVFKRLRKNQITDAVAIEKVNTTRGEMLFYTAEVENTPFILAGGIPYEDAVGDLYTLMWSIMSVFCLFGVMAVVLGVLLIISSVKVRESDELRTAKKVAEDASNAKGLFLANMSHEIRTPINAILGMDEMIIRQTNDRKLVQYAYSIKSSATSLMALVNDILDFSRVEAGKLRLIEDKYHVSTMLTDMIIIIKDRAESKGLSFEVNVNKDMPEQLIGDGTRMKQVIINLLTNAVKYTNKGFVKLELDFIKINDEEIDFSVSVKDSGIGMKKEDIDKIFLAFERFDEKKNSSVEGTGLGMSIAKQILDAMGSNININSVYGVGSVFSFVVRQKVSSWEPVGDYENTAEKAEAELKGYKPSFYAPDVRILTVDDMEINLRVVKGLLEQTGILIDTALGGKEALDLIAKNKYDLMLIDHRMPGMDGIELLNRIRGDNNNQNKDCICIALTANVREGVREMYIKVGFNDYLEKPVSGTVLEEMLMQYLPKDKLRDSEERPVNEKPEEVIAIEDESSVSPEVHEEINKLQETGIVDINAGIEYAGDEDLYAETLRFFRDTIDEKADEIESLYFAENIEDYTIKVHALKSSSRLIGASGLSEKAKLLEEAGKNNDLEYIRNNTSDVLYEYRGLKELLGKI